A region from the Spirochaeta thermophila DSM 6192 genome encodes:
- a CDS encoding phospho-sugar mutase: MDLRELEKKARMYIQLETGEEFRREVEELLEREDWEALNDRFFADLEFGTGGMRGIIGGGFFRMNPLMVRRATQGLANYILSQGLKDPSVAIAYDSRRYSRVFAREAALVLCGNGIKTYLFKDLRPTPELSFTVRHLGTTAGIVITASHNPPQYNGYKVYWSDGGQVVPPHDKGIIEEVRKVTSEIRSMPEEEALARGLLTYIGEEVDRAYFDAVRRQVIRPDLFKEHGGEVSVVYTPLHGTGRMPVETVLRGFGIDVFTVPEQAEPDGDFPTVEYPNPEEASALELALSYARKRKADVVMATDPDSDRLGIAVPDGHDYVLITGNQLGALLADYIFSSKKEMGSLPERPAFVKSIVTTNLQRKIVESYGVECHEVLTGFKYFAAKIREFEEKGGPQYVFGTEESYGFLVGTDVRDKDAVSASILTVEMTLYHRVQGKTLLQRLEELYRQHGYFEEILTTKTFPGEKGIQVMRGIMERLRNDPPLAFGDLKVVEIRDYLDGTTLYLPSGERKKNIDLPSSNVLQFVLEDGSVVSARPSGTEPKIKFYASCTSPVKDSLEEAKREVKEKLEVVQRQIDGWIPA; this comes from the coding sequence ATGGATCTGCGTGAACTGGAGAAGAAAGCCCGGATGTATATTCAGCTCGAAACCGGGGAGGAGTTCAGGAGAGAAGTAGAGGAACTCCTCGAGAGAGAGGACTGGGAAGCGCTCAACGACCGTTTCTTCGCCGACCTCGAATTCGGAACAGGGGGGATGCGTGGAATCATCGGAGGAGGATTCTTCCGCATGAATCCGCTCATGGTGCGCAGGGCCACCCAGGGCCTCGCCAACTACATTCTCTCCCAGGGACTAAAGGATCCATCCGTAGCCATCGCCTACGACTCGAGACGATACTCCCGTGTGTTCGCCCGGGAAGCGGCGCTCGTGCTCTGCGGTAACGGGATAAAGACCTACCTCTTCAAGGACCTGAGGCCCACTCCGGAGCTGTCCTTCACGGTTCGTCATCTCGGCACCACCGCCGGTATCGTGATCACGGCGAGTCACAACCCTCCCCAGTATAACGGATATAAGGTCTACTGGTCGGATGGGGGGCAAGTGGTGCCTCCGCATGACAAGGGGATCATAGAGGAAGTCCGGAAGGTGACCTCCGAGATCAGGTCGATGCCGGAAGAGGAAGCCCTCGCCCGAGGACTGCTCACCTACATCGGGGAGGAGGTGGATCGGGCCTACTTCGACGCCGTGAGACGACAGGTGATCCGTCCCGACCTCTTCAAGGAACACGGAGGAGAGGTCTCGGTGGTCTACACCCCGCTCCATGGTACCGGGAGGATGCCGGTGGAGACCGTGTTGAGAGGATTCGGGATCGACGTCTTCACCGTGCCCGAACAGGCCGAGCCTGACGGGGACTTCCCTACGGTGGAGTATCCCAATCCCGAGGAGGCCTCGGCTCTGGAGCTGGCCCTCTCGTACGCGCGGAAACGGAAGGCCGACGTGGTGATGGCCACGGACCCCGATTCCGACCGACTCGGCATCGCCGTTCCCGACGGACACGACTATGTCCTCATCACGGGGAACCAGCTCGGCGCGTTGTTGGCCGACTACATCTTCTCTTCGAAAAAAGAGATGGGTTCCCTTCCCGAGCGGCCTGCCTTCGTCAAGAGCATCGTCACCACCAATCTTCAGCGGAAGATCGTCGAATCGTACGGCGTGGAATGCCATGAGGTGCTCACCGGATTCAAGTACTTCGCCGCCAAGATACGCGAGTTCGAGGAGAAGGGCGGTCCCCAGTACGTCTTCGGTACCGAGGAGAGCTACGGATTCCTCGTCGGAACCGATGTGAGGGACAAGGACGCCGTCTCCGCCTCGATCCTCACCGTTGAGATGACCCTCTACCACAGGGTTCAGGGTAAGACGCTCCTGCAGAGGCTGGAGGAACTCTACAGGCAACACGGCTACTTCGAAGAGATCCTCACCACGAAGACGTTCCCCGGTGAAAAAGGCATCCAGGTCATGAGAGGGATCATGGAGCGACTCCGTAACGATCCTCCTCTCGCCTTCGGTGACCTCAAGGTGGTGGAGATACGCGACTACCTGGACGGCACCACCCTCTACCTCCCCTCGGGAGAGCGGAAGAAGAACATCGATCTCCCCTCATCCAACGTGCTCCAGTTCGTGCTCGAGGACGGAAGTGTGGTGAGCGCTCGGCCGAGCGGTACGGAGCCCAAGATCAAGTTCTATGCCTCCTGCACCTCGCCGGTGAAGGACTCGCTGGAAGAGGCGAAGCGGGAGGTCAAGGAGAAACTGGAGGTCGTCCAACGGCAGATCGACGGGTGGATCCCCGCATAG
- a CDS encoding PolC-type DNA polymerase III produces MSTSTDPGRDPVSIDWRKEVVVTFDLETTGLDPVRHSVVEIACVKFQGGEPRAFFSLLVKPPHPIPAEVTKIHGIGDQDVEEAPPLPSVLPMLESFVGTHLLVAHNAPFDLSFLRMEYARCGRPYPGFRAIDTRLLARSVLPHLGRYSLASLTRALDIPLQHHHRALSDAWACGDLFYALAERSSGEGALPLDGILVG; encoded by the coding sequence ATGTCAACCTCGACTGATCCTGGAAGAGATCCCGTATCGATCGATTGGCGCAAGGAGGTGGTGGTGACCTTCGATCTCGAGACCACCGGGCTCGATCCTGTGCGCCATTCGGTGGTGGAGATCGCGTGCGTGAAGTTCCAGGGCGGAGAACCCCGTGCCTTCTTCTCCCTGCTCGTGAAGCCTCCCCATCCCATTCCTGCCGAGGTGACGAAGATCCACGGGATCGGCGATCAGGATGTGGAGGAAGCACCTCCCCTCCCGTCCGTGCTTCCCATGCTCGAGTCCTTCGTGGGGACGCACCTCCTGGTGGCCCACAACGCTCCCTTCGACCTCTCCTTCCTGAGGATGGAGTACGCCCGTTGTGGACGTCCCTATCCTGGGTTCCGCGCCATCGACACCCGGCTCCTCGCCAGGAGCGTCCTCCCTCATCTGGGCAGGTACAGCCTCGCATCCCTCACCCGAGCCCTGGATATCCCCCTCCAGCACCATCACAGGGCGCTGAGCGACGCATGGGCCTGCGGGGATCTCTTCTACGCCCTGGCAGAGCGCTCGTCCGGAGAGGGGGCCCTCCCGCTCGACGGGATACTGGTCGGTTAG
- a CDS encoding HEAT repeat domain-containing protein produces MKRKGVFLAVCVFSALLLHGQEAGGDEATIEEYYLSQDIELRLIQDEAFSNSEELKLLALRNLERMVDEGRMSDEDAAFAILETLATETISREVRVGNRTVNNFPEVRRQACNLLGRIGGEKAKDSLLTVVLKEEEPMVVAEAVYALGRIGLNENEEVTNVLAYRLHQENIKPVPDNNLAFSTLLAVEKLAQANDGVTNPELINAIGEVITQGNYVRMVKLKALSVLEELRKIAVERKR; encoded by the coding sequence ATGAAACGAAAAGGGGTGTTTCTGGCAGTATGTGTGTTCTCCGCCCTCCTCCTGCACGGTCAAGAGGCGGGGGGGGATGAGGCGACGATCGAGGAATACTATCTCAGTCAGGATATCGAGCTCAGACTCATACAGGACGAAGCCTTCTCCAACAGCGAGGAACTCAAGCTTCTGGCCCTCAGGAACCTCGAACGCATGGTGGACGAAGGCCGGATGAGCGACGAGGATGCCGCATTTGCGATCCTCGAGACCCTCGCCACCGAGACCATCTCGCGGGAGGTGAGGGTGGGAAACCGGACGGTGAACAATTTCCCCGAGGTGAGACGACAGGCCTGCAACCTCCTTGGTCGTATAGGTGGAGAAAAGGCCAAGGATTCCCTCCTGACGGTGGTGTTGAAGGAAGAGGAGCCCATGGTGGTGGCCGAGGCGGTCTACGCCCTCGGGAGGATCGGTCTCAACGAGAACGAAGAGGTGACGAACGTGCTCGCCTACAGGCTCCACCAGGAGAACATCAAGCCCGTTCCCGACAACAATCTCGCGTTCTCCACCCTCCTCGCCGTCGAGAAACTCGCGCAGGCCAATGACGGGGTGACGAACCCCGAGCTCATCAACGCCATCGGGGAAGTGATCACCCAGGGCAATTACGTGAGGATGGTCAAGCTCAAAGCCCTCTCCGTCCTCGAAGAGCTGCGGAAGATCGCGGTGGAAAGAAAGCGATAG
- a CDS encoding nucleoside kinase — translation MNEIRVMLPNGHVLEVPYGTRVGDLLKAHLPDIHPVAARVNNELTSFTYKLEFNSSIEPVTFDQPEGMIIYRASLCFLLAMAAHRRGLRLIIGHSLGDGYFYTLRDREDVTPREVDLLQEEMQDLIRRDIPIQRKVLSYQDAIWEFQGRDQMQTVKLLTFRNENKIPVFFCDTYCDLATIPLVPRTGLLKGFRLQHFPPGFVLRFPRHPARPVPESYAPPLKLFQVYREYKEWGRTLSVASVGDLNTLVEARKEREFIQIAEALHEQRISQIASRIAAETPRIKLVLVAGPSSSGKTTFAKKLSMYLKVFGLRPLAISLDNYFKPREETPRDEEGNYDFEALEALDTEVLNRDLIALFEGGSIRERLFNFKTGRPLHTERTITLPEKGIVVIEGIHGLNEALTSQIPREQKYKIYVSALTQLNLDDHNRIPTTDNRLIRRMVRDARFRGKTALETIQMWPSVRRGEERHIFPFQEEADILFNSALDYELGVLKVFAEPLLRTIKPYHREYAEAVRLLGFLENFLPISSQHVPGRSILREFIGDSEFHY, via the coding sequence ATGAACGAGATCCGTGTCATGCTTCCGAACGGCCACGTACTGGAAGTCCCCTACGGCACCCGGGTAGGAGACCTCTTGAAGGCCCATCTCCCGGACATCCATCCCGTAGCGGCGCGCGTGAACAACGAGCTCACCAGCTTCACCTACAAGCTCGAGTTCAACAGCAGCATAGAGCCCGTCACCTTCGATCAGCCCGAAGGCATGATCATATACCGCGCGAGCCTCTGCTTCCTCCTTGCCATGGCTGCCCACAGGAGGGGCCTCAGACTCATCATAGGCCACTCCCTGGGCGACGGATACTTCTACACCCTCAGGGATCGCGAAGATGTCACCCCGAGAGAGGTGGACCTCCTCCAGGAAGAGATGCAGGATCTCATCCGCAGAGACATCCCCATCCAACGGAAGGTCCTCTCCTACCAGGACGCCATCTGGGAGTTCCAGGGAAGGGACCAGATGCAGACCGTCAAGCTTCTCACGTTCAGGAACGAGAACAAGATCCCCGTCTTCTTCTGCGACACCTACTGCGACCTCGCCACCATCCCCCTGGTACCCCGCACCGGCCTGCTCAAGGGGTTCCGCCTTCAGCACTTCCCCCCTGGTTTCGTTCTCAGGTTTCCCAGGCATCCCGCACGACCCGTACCCGAGTCCTACGCACCCCCCCTCAAGCTCTTTCAGGTCTACCGTGAATACAAAGAGTGGGGGCGGACCCTCTCCGTGGCCTCGGTGGGCGACCTGAACACCCTCGTCGAGGCGAGAAAGGAGCGCGAGTTCATCCAGATCGCCGAGGCCCTCCACGAGCAACGAATCTCCCAGATCGCCTCCCGCATCGCCGCCGAGACACCCCGGATCAAACTCGTCCTGGTGGCGGGCCCCTCCTCTTCGGGCAAGACCACGTTTGCAAAGAAGCTCTCCATGTACCTCAAGGTCTTCGGACTCCGTCCCCTCGCCATAAGCCTCGACAACTACTTCAAACCTCGGGAGGAGACCCCGCGGGACGAGGAGGGGAACTACGATTTCGAGGCACTCGAAGCCCTCGATACAGAAGTACTCAACCGTGATCTCATCGCCCTCTTCGAAGGCGGATCCATACGGGAACGCCTCTTCAACTTCAAGACAGGACGCCCTCTGCACACAGAGCGGACCATTACCCTTCCCGAGAAGGGGATCGTCGTCATAGAGGGCATCCACGGCCTCAACGAGGCACTCACCTCCCAGATTCCGAGAGAACAGAAGTACAAGATCTACGTCTCCGCCCTCACCCAACTCAACCTCGACGACCACAACCGCATTCCCACCACGGACAACCGCCTCATCCGTCGTATGGTGAGGGACGCCCGGTTCAGGGGAAAGACCGCCCTCGAGACCATCCAGATGTGGCCCTCGGTCCGCAGGGGTGAGGAGCGACACATCTTCCCCTTCCAGGAGGAGGCCGACATCCTCTTCAACTCGGCGCTCGATTACGAGCTCGGCGTACTCAAGGTCTTCGCCGAACCCCTCCTGAGGACCATAAAGCCCTACCATCGGGAGTACGCCGAGGCGGTGCGTCTCCTCGGATTCCTGGAAAACTTCCTCCCCATCTCCTCCCAGCACGTCCCCGGGCGTTCCATCCTCAGGGAGTTCATCGGTGACAGCGAGTTCCACTACTGA
- a CDS encoding NOL1/NOP2/sun family protein: MKRIDKRPKGEEGFHEYYRSLFGERWDGLVASMRTESPYHTLSEGLLAPYHLDPASLYPPALLAPEPGHRVLDLCAAPGGKTLLLALALKGRGLLVANEYSSSRRARLKQVLTLHLPTHLLAPIRVAGRDGRTWGIHEPEAYDRILADVPCSSEAHLLSSPSHLSRWTPARIRNLTHTQFALLSSAFLALAPGGLLVYATCALTPQENDGVVEKLVTRRGNALEIVQDPPPLPASLPPLTLEPTRYGFHILPDTSRGAGPLYMALIRKTRSIPLTRP, from the coding sequence ATGAAGAGGATCGACAAGAGACCCAAGGGAGAAGAGGGCTTCCACGAGTACTATCGATCGCTCTTCGGGGAACGGTGGGATGGTCTCGTGGCCTCGATGAGGACGGAATCACCCTACCATACCCTCTCCGAGGGGCTCCTCGCTCCCTACCACCTCGACCCCGCCTCCCTCTACCCCCCCGCCCTCCTCGCCCCCGAGCCGGGCCATCGCGTCCTCGACCTCTGCGCCGCCCCCGGAGGGAAGACCCTCCTCCTCGCCCTCGCCCTCAAGGGACGCGGGCTCCTCGTGGCCAACGAGTACTCCTCCTCGAGGAGGGCCCGGCTCAAGCAGGTACTCACCCTCCACCTGCCCACACACCTCCTCGCCCCCATCCGCGTCGCCGGCAGGGACGGACGGACATGGGGGATCCACGAGCCCGAGGCCTACGACCGCATCCTGGCGGACGTTCCCTGCTCCTCCGAGGCCCATCTCCTCTCCTCCCCCTCCCACCTCTCCCGCTGGACCCCCGCCCGCATCCGCAACCTCACACACACCCAGTTCGCCCTCCTCTCCTCCGCCTTCCTCGCCCTCGCCCCCGGCGGCCTCCTCGTCTACGCCACCTGCGCCCTCACCCCTCAGGAGAACGACGGCGTGGTGGAGAAGCTCGTCACACGACGCGGGAACGCCCTCGAAATCGTCCAGGACCCGCCCCCGCTCCCCGCATCCCTCCCCCCCCTCACCCTCGAGCCGACCCGCTACGGCTTTCACATCCTCCCCGACACCTCACGAGGAGCCGGACCTCTCTACATGGCCCTCATACGAAAGACCCGATCCATCCCCCTTACACGCCCCTGA